Below is a genomic region from Vitis riparia cultivar Riparia Gloire de Montpellier isolate 1030 chromosome 5, EGFV_Vit.rip_1.0, whole genome shotgun sequence.
AGAAGGATGCTTGGTGAACAAAGGTTCACGGATCATGGTCTTTACATCCGGGCCTGCAACAGTTGGCCCTGGGATTATTGTAAACTCAGACCTGAGTAATGCCATCAGAACTCACCGAGACCTCATTAACGGTCATGCACCTTATTATAGAAAGTCTAGCGGCTTCTACAAGAAATTGTCGCAGAGATTATCAGATGCATCTATTGTTCTTGATTTGTTTGCTTGTTCTCTTGATCAAGTTGGAGCCTCAGAGTTGAAAGTCCCTGTTGAGACGTCAGGCGGATTCATGATGCTAGGGGAGTCATTTGAGTCAGATCAGTTCAGAAAATGCCTGCGGCACATATTCAATCGGGATGAAGAAGGGAATTTGATGATGTATTTTGATTCAACTATTGAGATAGTGACCACAAAAGATGTTAAACTTTGTGGAGCTCTTGGACCTTGTGTGTCCCTTCGGAAAAAGAACAGTTTAGTGAGTGAGAATGAGATTGGTGAGGGTGGTACTTATATGTGGAAGTTGGGCACACTGACTAATAAAACATGCATTGCTTTCTTCTTCCAAGTGGGTGATGAGCAGAAAGTTCAACCCGGTTCTGCATTCTTCATACAGTTCATAACACGTTATCTACATGGGAACATGGGAATGCGGAAAAGGGTTACCACTGTGGCAAGAAGATGGGTGGGGAAGCACTCACCAGAAATCGCCGCTGGGTTTGATCAAGAAGCAGCAGCTTCAGTCATGGCCAGACTTGCCATCCATCGAGCGGAGACGTGTTATGCTCGAGATGTCATCAGATGGCTGGATAATGAACTGATCCGTTTTGCTTCCAAGTTTGGGGACTACATACAAGAAGATCCATCTTCCTTTCGCCTGTCAGCCAACTTCTCTTTGTACCCACAGTTCATGTACCATTTAAGGAGGTCACAGTTTATTGACATCTTTAATAGCAGTCCTGATGAAACTGCTTTCTTCCGACTGATGCTGAACCGTGAAGGGGTGGTGGGTTCTGTTATAATGATACAACCCACCCTTTTCCAATACTCTTTTGATGGGCCTCCTGTTCCAGTCCTCCTGGATGTTCGCTCAATCTCTCCAGACGTTATTTTGCTATTTGATTCTTACTTCTATGTCGTAATTCATTATGGGTCTAAGATTGCTCAGTGGCGGAAGCTTGGGTATGACAGGGACCCAAACAATGAGAATCTGCGAAAGCTGTTGGAAGCCCCAGAGCTTGATGCAGAGCAAGTAGTAGCAGAACGGATTCCAGTGCCCAAGCTTATAAAGTGTGACCAACAC
It encodes:
- the LOC117914782 gene encoding protein transport protein SEC23, with amino-acid sequence MDFVELETIEGLRWTWNSWPPFKPDASALVIPLSIMCTPLMQSSELPLLQYDPLICSRCGAVLNPYARVEYQSRIWVCPFCYQKNSFPRSYSGIGENNLPAELFPTYSTVEYQLGRKSSNPTSNLNLNPNPNWGNGTMSSSSLSSFRSSSSLVSSFSSSSLSGADSRVLGPAFVFVVDACSAAEELRALKNELLHVLAQLPENTMVGLVTFDSMVCVHDLCFAECSRVVLFHGDRELSSDQIQQFLGITRTKQQQLGKTPTAEKQTFLVPVSECEFSITTAIEEIHSSVQVLPGHRPLRSTGAAISAAIGLLEGCLVNKGSRIMVFTSGPATVGPGIIVNSDLSNAIRTHRDLINGHAPYYRKSSGFYKKLSQRLSDASIVLDLFACSLDQVGASELKVPVETSGGFMMLGESFESDQFRKCLRHIFNRDEEGNLMMYFDSTIEIVTTKDVKLCGALGPCVSLRKKNSLVSENEIGEGGTYMWKLGTLTNKTCIAFFFQVGDEQKVQPGSAFFIQFITRYLHGNMGMRKRVTTVARRWVGKHSPEIAAGFDQEAAASVMARLAIHRAETCYARDVIRWLDNELIRFASKFGDYIQEDPSSFRLSANFSLYPQFMYHLRRSQFIDIFNSSPDETAFFRLMLNREGVVGSVIMIQPTLFQYSFDGPPVPVLLDVRSISPDVILLFDSYFYVVIHYGSKIAQWRKLGYDRDPNNENLRKLLEAPELDAEQVVAERIPVPKLIKCDQHSSQARFLLAKLNPSVTQHSTHTDGMDFIFTDDFSLQVFIEHLQTLAVQG